In a genomic window of Demequina muriae:
- a CDS encoding M20/M25/M40 family metallo-hydrolase, translated as MRSQRVWGLRSRASAVPTADHSAEALRAAEHLARLVRIPTVTPPPGPLSGADAAVFTVYREELEAIYPRVFAAAEVETAGRAGLLLRVPGQFTERPVLLMAHQDVVPVPTDWAAEGWEHPPFDGVIAGGRVHGRGTLDDKGAMVVALEALESLLREGWSPLRDLYLFFGGDEESHGASAVEAVHLLEERGIEPWMVLDEGGAVATEAFPTLRRPMAVIGASEKGIMTLRLTVESLGGHASTPPRQSAPGILARALVEIEEHPFPAAVHDVTIEMLEGVAPHVARPMRGLLRRAGRRRAVLGRVMPRFGPELAAMVRTTAAITQLEGSPAQNVLATRASAVINVRVAVGSSCAEARAHLVDAIDDARVKVDVVEASEPSPVSPTGDDARWRALGAAVAASYPDAVTVPYIMLAASDARHVAPISPAVYRFSPLRMDKAQREAIHGPNENVEIGALGAGVVFYRALLTGDALGPSEPGRP; from the coding sequence ATGAGATCCCAGCGAGTTTGGGGACTGCGCAGTCGCGCATCGGCCGTCCCGACCGCCGACCACTCGGCCGAGGCGCTGCGCGCCGCGGAGCACCTCGCGCGGCTGGTGCGCATCCCCACGGTCACGCCGCCGCCCGGCCCGCTCTCCGGCGCCGACGCTGCCGTCTTCACCGTGTACCGCGAGGAGCTCGAGGCGATCTACCCGCGCGTCTTCGCCGCGGCCGAGGTCGAGACCGCGGGCCGGGCGGGACTGCTGCTGCGCGTGCCCGGCCAGTTCACGGAACGTCCCGTCCTGCTCATGGCGCATCAGGACGTGGTGCCGGTGCCCACCGACTGGGCCGCGGAGGGATGGGAGCACCCGCCGTTCGACGGCGTGATCGCAGGCGGCCGCGTCCATGGGCGCGGCACGCTCGACGACAAGGGCGCGATGGTGGTGGCCCTCGAAGCCCTCGAGTCGCTGCTGCGTGAGGGCTGGTCGCCGCTGCGAGACCTCTATCTGTTCTTCGGCGGCGACGAGGAGTCGCACGGCGCGTCCGCGGTCGAGGCGGTGCATCTGCTCGAGGAGCGCGGCATCGAGCCGTGGATGGTCCTCGACGAGGGCGGCGCGGTCGCGACCGAGGCCTTCCCGACGCTGCGCAGGCCGATGGCCGTGATCGGCGCCTCGGAGAAGGGCATCATGACGCTGCGGCTCACCGTCGAGAGCCTGGGTGGCCACGCCTCGACGCCGCCGCGCCAGTCGGCGCCGGGAATCCTGGCGCGTGCCCTGGTCGAGATCGAGGAGCATCCCTTCCCGGCGGCAGTGCACGACGTCACCATCGAGATGCTCGAGGGCGTCGCCCCCCACGTCGCCCGGCCGATGCGCGGGCTGCTGCGGCGCGCCGGTCGCCGTCGCGCGGTGCTGGGTCGGGTCATGCCCCGGTTCGGGCCCGAACTCGCGGCCATGGTGCGCACCACCGCGGCGATCACCCAGCTCGAAGGCAGCCCCGCGCAGAATGTGCTGGCGACCCGCGCATCGGCCGTCATCAATGTGCGCGTCGCGGTCGGCTCCAGCTGCGCCGAGGCGAGGGCGCACCTGGTCGACGCCATCGACGACGCCCGGGTGAAGGTCGATGTGGTGGAGGCCAGCGAGCCTTCGCCCGTGTCGCCCACGGGAGACGATGCTCGGTGGCGCGCGCTGGGCGCGGCCGTCGCCGCCTCGTACCCGGACGCCGTGACCGTGCCGTACATCATGCTTGCCGCCTCCGATGCGCGGCATGTGGCCCCGATCTCGCCGGCGGTGTACCGGTTCTCGCCGCTGCGGATGGACAAGGCGCAGCGCGAGGCGATCCACGGACCGAACGAGAACGTCGAGATCGGCGCGCTCGGCGCGGGGGTCGTGT